In Cydia strobilella chromosome 8, ilCydStro3.1, whole genome shotgun sequence, one DNA window encodes the following:
- the LOC134743324 gene encoding aquaporin AQPAe.a-like, with product MESIITVAENKVKQDVSIVVVSWCRSNWTKLVSEVVATFLLIFLGCASCIPIDGFDPMPPMYSPLTFGFAVLINVQTFGHISGAHMNPCITLLSIFWGKISIVLGVCYFIAQVLGSTFASWVLLNVSPVDFVTEGVCVTQPHERLHAWQAVIIEMILTCTLCLITCALWDPVNERNQESTAIKFGLTVAGLSFAGGPLTGASINPARTLGPALVAGKWTAQWVYWVGPFLGTFIAALYMFIWLEKPNKSL from the coding sequence atggaatcaataattACGGTGGCAGAAAACAAAGTTAAACAAGATGTTTCGATAGTTGTTGTTTCTTGGTGCCGTTCAAACTGGACTAAGCTTGTATCAGAAGTTGTTGCCACGTTCTTACTGATATTTTTGGGATGTGCGTCATGCATACCTATAGACGGATTCGACCCTATGCCGCCCATGTATTCGCCGCTCACGTTTGGGTTTGCGGTTCTGATAAACGTGCAAACGTTCGGTCACATTTCTGGGGCACATATGAACCCCTGCATAACTCTACTATCAATATTCTGGGGTAAGATATCAATAGTGTTAGGAGTATGCTACTTCATTGCACAGGTTTTGGGATCTACTTTTGCGTCGTGGGTTTTATTAAATGTGTCACCAGTGGATTTTGTTACGGAAGGAGTGTGCGTGACGCAGCCCCACGAGCGTCTCCACGCGTGGCAAGCTGTTATTATAGAAATGATCTTGACGTGCACACTTTGTCTAATAACCTGTGCACTTTGGGATCCTGTTAATGAGAGGAACCAGGAATCTACTGCGATCAAATTTGGGCTAACTGTGGCTGGTTTGTCGTTCGCGGGCGGGCCGCTGACCGGGGCCAGCATAAACCCTGCGCGCACGCTCGGCCCAGCGCTGGTGGCCGGTAAATGGACTGCTCAATGGGTCTATTGGGTAGGACCGTTCCTTGGAACATTCATAGCTGCGTTATACATGTTTATATGGCTCGAAAAACCGAATAAATCATTATAA